A window from Montipora capricornis isolate CH-2021 chromosome 7, ASM3666992v2, whole genome shotgun sequence encodes these proteins:
- the LOC138058325 gene encoding uncharacterized protein isoform X1: MDPRKFLKKLAREMGLLRNDTTEAETVQAEKVSKPANFQHRVHVALDEDSGGFIGLPPQWKQVVGKNELCRNSSIKSGVSALGKNLRRLHRQDYDNNTSDGTFSNAKAGNFSRLSASLNTPRSRASVADNQDLIIERLKRELREYKAKNDVAFNELSEGLQSSRERMFNSTRSLNYHATETISPHRVTELTNRGLRNKLSGIRRNHSSEFDESVENLEFFVPSKTEPHPISNGNVAKSSQKELSTTKNLNANGNILCESPTKLTFRKPNGNARVSKRPESEV, translated from the coding sequence ATGGATCCAAGAAAATTTCTAAAAAAGCTCGCTCGAGAAATGGGCCTGCTACGGAATGATACAACGGAGGCAGAGACAGTGCAGGCAGAAAAAGTTTCAAAACCAGCGAATTTTCAGCACCGAGTTCATGTTGCATTGGACGAAGATTCTGGTGGGTTTATTGGTTTACCACCCCAGTGGAAACAGGTTGTTGGCAAAAATGAACTTTGTAGAAATTCGTCTATTAAAAGTGGAGTCTCTGCTTTGGGAAAAAATCTCAGGCGGTTACATCGTCAAGATTACGACAATAATACTTCAGATGGTACCTTCTCGAATGCAAAAGCAGGGAATTTCTCGCGTCTTTCAGCTTCGTTAAATACGCCACGCTCGCGGGCCAGCGTTGCGGATAACCAGGATTTAATTATTGAAAGATTGAAGCGCGAATTACGCGAGTATAAGGCTAAAAACGATGTTGCATTCAACGAACTGTCGGAAGGTTTGCAATCGTCACGAGAGCGAATGTTCAATTCAACACGAAGTTTGAATTATCACGCAACGGAGACTATTTCGCCACATCGAGTTACGGAACTGACTAATAGAGGTTTACGAAACAAGTTATCAGGAATTCGTAGGAATCACTCCTCGGAATTTGACGAGTCAGTGGAAAATTTGGAATTTTTTGTCCCTAGCAAGACCGAACCACATCCTATAAGCAATGGAAATGTTGCGAAGTCATCACAGAAAGAGCTTTCAACGACGAAAAATCTTAATGCAAATGGCAATATTTTGTGCGAATCCCCGACAAAACTAACCTTCCGCAAACCGAATGGAAATGCAAGGGTTTCTAAAAGACCAGAAAGCGAAGTTTGA